Genomic window (Leucoraja erinacea ecotype New England unplaced genomic scaffold, Leri_hhj_1 Leri_538S, whole genome shotgun sequence):
tgctgcacccgctgagtttctccagcatttttgtgtaccttcacatcACACCTCTCCCCACTTCCCCAACCCTCTTTTCCAGTTGCCTTGCACTCCCTCGACCCTATCATGCCACTCCTAAgagcctgtctctctctcctcccacttttCTGGCCCTCTCTCTCCAATTTCTAACTGCtctacaagctcatccacttgAGCTTGTTCCGGGTAGAAAGTATATTCACGCATAACGCATTTAGTCCGGCATTCATCGCCCACATCtcaacctctccccctctcaccccgtcCGTTCAACCTCCTCCAACTCCGCAGCCCTCTCTACTCCCAACCATTTTACACCCCTCCCACTCATACCCTAACCCCTCACCTACTTGAATCTTGGGTCAGTGACTCGCACAAGAAGAGTTCTGAGGACGAGTCCCTGAGCCAAGATGTTTGATGGTTTCTTTTCCCACTGCTGCGGCTTGCCTGGCTGAATGCACCCATCATTTTGTGTTTCAGGTTGGTCTACTGTTGTACCGTCCCGAACAGGCAGCGGCAGAAAAGTTGGTGCTTCCAACTCTAGGTCAATATTCAGTTGGAATGAGTGCAGAAGAGTGAAGGCGAGGAGTAGTATAGGAGGCAGAGGAGAGACCTTATTGAGGTAAACAAGATTACGACGGGTATAGATAAATTGAACCAGGGtacaaatgggggtggttggagaaagcatcctgcttgcctgctagattttcactgactgtaactgcaggaaaaatggtctcgatgttgggggaagctcagaaacaggggtcacagattaataataaagggtaggccagttaggactgagatgaggacaaactttcttcacccaaagagttgtcaatctgtggaattctctgccacagaagtcagtggaagccaattcactggatgttacatttagctcttggggctcgcgaaatcaaaggatatggagaaaaaacaggaaagagatactgattttagatgaacagccatgatcatattgaatggcagtgctggctcgaagggccgatggcctattcctgcatctattttctatgtttctatgcttgattaTATGGTGATAAAACTCGACCACTCGATTTTGAAGCATtcgtgcatggtggaggtataatgtagtcttagtgatacagtgtgaaaacaggcccttcagcgcaacttgcccacacccgccaacatgtcccagctacactaaaaaaaaaaatgaaatgattcaatttattgtcattgtcagtgtacagtacagagacaacgaaatgcatttttagcatctcccttgaaagggagacacagggcgtcgcggtgtgcccgcgcctgccgccgtacattccattacaggcaaaggtgggtgaagtgtcttgcccaaggacacaacgacagtatgcactccaagcgggatttgaaccggctaccttccggtcgccagccgaactcttagcccattgtgctatacTGACGCACTACcggcttttggtccatatccctccaaacctgtcctatccatggatcagtctaactgtttcttaaatgttgggatagtcccagcctcaactacctcctctggcagcttgttccatacacccaccaccctttatgtggaaaaagctaccccttaaaaagttaccttaaaaatacttcaaacaaaaaacatttataggtgctgttgctacgctacgccaagtggagtacacgagATGAACCGCAGGTAgacactgaccattgtttccagcgtagcgggcccgttaaaacccgccgaaaatgtcaatttttgtgctgtaaacaattatggaaatcgggataagcgtgagagacatttagcctccttcagaattccaaaagtgaggagaaatgacggtagatagaagcgagaactgaagggacaacaacagccagagtgcttggtgaacattggcagtttgctcactgcatttcatcaactaaggcattatttgtgttttttcttgaatcctttggcatctaaaaaattccagaagtgataaatctggctgtaaattttttaaatcgcccatggttctcaagttggtttttacatacaaaatgaaaacgcatctgactaataatttacagccagatttatcacttgagactttttagataccaaaggaatcaagaaaaaacacaaataatgccttactgttgatgagtataggagcagggaggttctactgcagttgtacagggtcttggtgagaccacacctggagtattgcgtacagttttggtctccaaatctgaggaaggacattattgccatagagggagtgcagtgaaggttcaccagactgattcctgggatgtcaggactgtcatatgaagaaagactggatagacttggtttatactctctagaatttaggagattgagaggggatcttatagaaacttacaaaattcttaaggggttggacaggctagatgcaggaagattgctcccgatgttggggaagtccaggacaaggggtcacagcttaaggataagggggaaatcctttaaaaccgagttgagaagaacttttttcacacagagagtggtgaatctctggaactctctgtcgcagagggtagtcgaggccagttcattggctatatttaagagggagttagatgtggcccttgtggctaagggaatcagagggtatggagagaaggcaggtgcgggatactgagttggatgatcagccatgatcatattgaatggcggtgcaggctcgaagggccgaatggcctactcctgcatctaatttctatgtttctatgaaatgcagtgagcaaacgcgacaaTTCCCAATATTtacaattccgatatctgcacagccaatgtttaccaagcactttagctgttgttgccccttcagctctcgcttctctttaccttcatttcacttcacttttggaattctaaagttgggtacatgtctctcacacttaccccgacttccacaattttttttagCGCAAAAATTCATAATTTtggtggtttttaacaggtaggaaagtatgcgtttcttgcaataataacatataccggaagtgacggatgtcctccagatggattgagcggctccgtgcgtcaagccctatgacccagtgaccttacgtgcaacctccctatatcatacttctacaatgcactaaaacatgattttaatacatcaaatttcaaaggtCGCTACCATGGGAGGGGATCACATCCCTCCCACGCCCTCCCCCCATTCGGTTGTTCCACTCCCTCGCTGGTTActgccaaggccagtgatcagtgatcgctcagcccccttactttcaaaaacgctctgtggtccctggttcaggcagagagcactgccatatgtgagcggggaactgaggtcaGATGTCCGTGATGTctagatcccaatgctcagcactGTGTTTTTGGAGTTGGTTAATGTGATTGATtggtaattagcctgatttgtaattagttgacaaaaccttaatttattcatctggaatatccaggcgtatgggataagtgtaatattaaaatgacatgcaagatgttaggctgtctgtcacaacatacagccccgataacccattattttctccagttaaatattgggaaggtagcactgttatcatttgccactcaactattatgtttgtttacctcacttactatttctaaacccccccacaatttctcactcccaactctcacccaatgttggcagacctgactgaaccgtcctcttgccaactagagagcggtcttgaCCTCCAATTTACAAAACTTAACGGAGCTGAATGTGTCAGAGTCactcagtacggaaacaggcccttctttcagcccaacttgcccacactggccaacatgcccatctacactagtcacccaacatagaagcaggcccttcagcctaacttgcccacaccggccaacctgcccatctacactagtcacccagcactgaaacaggcccttcagcccaacttgcccacaccggccaacctgcccatctacactagtcacccaacatagaagcaggcccttcagcccaacttacatctttggggagaaggaatgggtgtcaagactgaaaagggtctcgaccctaaacgttacctattccctccaacattttgtgtctacctaatcaGCGCTAATCTAGCCACGTCGCgatgtgccagcaggctggaggagcgggcaaaggccttgcactgggggggggggggggggggtcaggtgaaggggcgctggccgaTGTagactcgccggtgctccagcaggtggtcaaggcgggtgaagcccttaccaccggaagggacgctcaccgctgtgggtacgcTGGTGCTGCCACAGCCTTGCCACACTCAGCACACACCAAGGGTCTCTCGCCAGTGTGTATCCGCTGGTTCTCCCGCAGCCTCCGTGTGCTCTTGAAACGATTGACGCAGCGCGAGCAGCCGCTCACCGGCGTGagcccgccggtgctgccgcaaccctcTCGAGCTGTCGAACGTctcaccgcagtacgggcagtcgtagggctggccactggtgtgcacgtgctggtgagacagggcttgggaggccatggcaaagcgctctccacacaccaGGCTGGGGTCAGGACAGTCGCCGGCGTGCacctgctggtgggacagcagcctggtggagctgatgaagcccttgccgcactgggcacagatgTAGGGgcactcgccggtgtgggtgcgctggtgcctcAGCAGGTGGCTGgaatgggtgaagcccttgccgcactgggcgcaggtgtaggggcgctcgccggtgtgggtgcgctggtgcaccagcaggtcgctggagcgggtgaagctcttgccacagtcgctgcaggtgtagggccgctccccggtgtgcaggcgcctgtgcaccttcaggtccttggacgacttgaagcctttgctgcagtcgctgcaggtgaagggccgctccctGGTGTGCAAccgcctgtgcaccttcaggtaTGTTGACgacttgaagctcttgccgcagtcggagcaacCAAAGGACCTCTCGCCGGTGTGCAcctgctggtgctccagcaggttgttggagcgggtgaagcccttgccgcactgggcgcaggtgaaggggcgctcgtcggtgtgggtgcgctggtgcctcagcaggttggtggagtgggtgaagcgcttgccacactgggcgcaggtgtagaggCGCTCGCCGATGTGGGTGCACTGGTGCCTTAGCAGGTCGTGGGAGCggttgaagcccttgccgcagtcgctgcaggtgtagggccgctccccagtgtgcaggcgtctgtgcaccttcaggttgttgcccgtgtgcacccgccggtgggtctCCAGCTGGCACGggctctgccaggccttgccacacacgtcgcactcacaacgcttctccttgttgtgccccgtcatgtggtcctccatcgaagctcagcccctcgaagctcagcccgcacaccgagcagggcaccctggccgccctcaataGGCCGCTCACGTCcctgtctctccgtccacagcaacggctcctaaaccctgcaggaggggaataCAGAgagtcaacaagctggcaaacaggacattactagtgttcggggatcaagacagaagcctcctcgtggcgatccctggaagcgacgacgcGATGCGCTCGGTGACGcatcgggcgacaattctgtcaacatgttggacgtcaacagaagccaacagcgagcccCGTCGTCTGACACACAATCGAATTAATgcttgaggggggggagggggtaagggaGAATTGGGTGATgggttcatgggggggggggtggagtggagggtcaggggggagtggagggtcagggggggtggggaggaaaatcacccgttcacacgcagCCACCtgtgatccttctaaattccagtgaatacaagcccagacaacccattctttcatcatatgtcagtcccgccatcccgggaattaacctggtggacctatgctgcacttcctcaatagcaagaatgtccttcctcaaattaggagaccaaaagtgcacacaatactccaggtgttgtctcactagagCCATCTACAACagcagtaggaccttcttgctcctaaactcctCTCGctctgaaggccaacataccattagcgttcttcactgcctgctgtacctgcatgcttacttacagtgactgatgaacaaggaccctcagatatCATACTTACCATTTTCTTAACTTCATtcagacaccattcagataatacagattgctggagtgctctaattttgctgactaatcttctatgtgggaccttatcaaaggctttctgaaagtccaggtacactacgtccattggctctcccttgtccattttcatagttacatcctcaaaaaattcccgaagattaatgaagcatgatttccccttcgtaaatccatcctgttactgctatccaaatgtgccgctatttcatcttctataattgactccagcatcttccccaccagcgatgtcaggctaactggtctataattccctgtttgctctccccttcctttcttaaaaagtgagataacattagctaccctccaatccacaggaaccgatcctcaatctatagaacattggaaaatgatcaccaatgcgtctacaatttctagagccatttccttaagtaccctgggatgcagaccatcaagctctggggatttatcagccttcagtcccatcagtctacccaacataatttcctgcctaatgtgaatctccttcagttcctccgtcaccctaggtcctctggccactagttaatcttggagattgtttgtgttttccttagtgaagccagatccaaagttcctgttcaactcgtctgccatttccttgctccccatataaattcacctatttctgtcttcaagggacgcacatttgtcttaactaatttttttctcttcacatacccaaagaagcttttactatcgtcatttatattcttggctagcttaccttcatacctcatcttttttccCGTATTGTCATTTTAGTtattttctgttgctctttaagttacccaatcctctggattCCTATTCATCTTTGTTATGTGATAGTTCTTCTCTTTTACTGAATCcactgtcagccacggtcgcctcttacttcccttagaaacataggaatctttcttcctttttggaatgaactgatcctgcaccttctgcattATTCCCAGAAATGCCTGGCCTTGTTGTtctactgtcatccctgctagtgtatctttccaatcaactttggccagctcctccctcatggctccatagtcccctttgctgaACTGTAACAATGACACCTCAAATTTACCCTACTCCCTcctaaattgtagattaaaacttattatATCaaggtcactgcctcctaatggctccttaacctcaagttcctttatcaaatccggttcattacataacactaaatccagaattgccttctccctagtaggctccaatacaagctgctctatgaagaatccatctcggaggcactgctcaaactccctttcttggggtccagtacaaatttgattttcccagtctacctgcatgttgaaatctcccataacaaccgtagcattacctttactacatgccattataactcttgattcaacttgtgccctatgtccaggctactgtttgggggcctgtagataagtcccattagcagggcttgaaattaacggttgcccgggtgccactgaccactcaaagtgccgccgggcaacctaaacggcgagtcattttgcccggcttggcaacttggtttataccgaagatagacacaaaaaactggagtaactcagcgggtccggcagcatctctggagaaaagtaacgtgacgttttgtgttggcgacggttgtgggaaagatgctcaGTGTGGCGTGACatgggtcggagcgaatgacgggccccgcacagcagcagcggcgacggctccatctcctcctcctcccgcaccccgccccgccccgcccgatAAAGGCCGTagctgccactccgccaacggcgcttccaaaacagacccttggaggagggaggtgtcggtcgaAGTAGAGAtgcggaagtgggggggggggggggggggggggggggggggggggggggggggggggggagactgaggatagagcgcggtgattggaggagggagacagccCTGCAcctcagccaggatcgatcccggtctctggcgctgcaatcgctgcctaACAGCCCCTGGACCGTCCGCCCCCCCCGAGAGCCCCCCCCCTCGGGGGTTGGCCAGAGGCGGTGagagtcagacgggcgcggtgcccccaggcccacagccagcgcaaagcccagctcactctgcctgtTCCGCCAGGTTAACCAACTGTCTCAATCCAGACAGGGCTCTaggcgagacaggcagttgagctgcatttagcactggattgagttGAAATTACGGTTCacagaagcctccgaagcctcgcgcgtgttcgcatgcgcgcgcggccgccaagactTCTGTccgcggtcccctccatattttggttgcgatttccgtgcctgacaggtgttgtccgaggagcgctggccttccttcccacctcctctgccccttcctctcgtacgcccccccccctcactccccttatcctgagacccctcctctcgatcccgcactgatccccattgctgcctctattcagtcctcactgacatcccccgcccccatctattcatcttgcactgatctccctagccaccttgcattgattctcctgccactccccatcaatcctacactggtcccccaattcattctgtactgaccccccttcccatccatcctgcactgctcagatacccccccatccatcctgcacagatatccccattcaaccccactgacattccccgcactctcccctcacaattttacctactccaaccaacatgcactaattcccctgcctcaatccatcaaatccgcaccgattgccttctcaggccccccccaccccaccaccaccatctatccatcctgcactgattcacacaccctcccgaccctattgtgctggaaatgtcttcagaggtAACAttaactatgtttgataacggaatgcaatcaaatatgttttaattcctaatgttattatttgttttaatccataaagatggattaattaaattgtgaacacgtgaaacattaaaaccgcagtgttcgattgtcactgacacgttattacagaattcattttaatggcaaatcaatgctcttaatatggagtatcagtactgtagttatttaatgagtaacattcacaactatacgttggatttatccaggttttacttctacagtcagtcatatacatcacaaatttggtcaggagatatttcagttgaaattttaacgttaattctgaagtgggaatgatggaaaaagcgtttatcaacaatttttttttaaatggtgcttacaaactgagtatcttcattgccacatacatctaatctgaatgtctggtaatgtggcgtcttgacacctttaaatatatacaggtgcacaaccttttatccggtgttccggaaaccgaaaaactctgaaaaccagccattttttccaggatgtcgtctgcacaccaaagctcgcgtttggcgccaaacttgacccgaaacgacccacggtcaacccaggtctgtactactgtagcggctgcctcctccccggagaccggggagacacttaaacatctgtaaatcattgcttaaatgttagtcagttagtttggagggcttttatgtgaagggggggttgaaggggtaaactttaattcttagtcccctacctggtcggagaggcggggagcggtcaatgccttaccgggtcgccgtgcagtaagctccgcagcgctgtggccgccaactcctagctggggctgtgggcggcgccggttgtagatccgaccccggcaacgctacccctggctgcggggcgctccaaatccagcgccgcccgcggccggacgcctgcagccccagctccgcaaatgttgggagtcggcggcgtcgcagcgctgggataccagcgggaagcgggcaatgccttaccgggtcgctgtgcggtaagctccagggcgctgaggccgccttctcccaacattcgcggagctggggctgcgggcgtccgaccgcgggcggcgctggatttggagcgcctcgcagccaggggtcgagttgccggggtcggagctccaaccggcgccgcccgcggccggacggagcccccagctccgcgatgttgggagtcgccgaccaggtaggggactaagaattaaagtttcccccttcacccacccaccccaccacataaaatccctccaaactaactgactaacatttatgcaatgatttacaatgattccccggtctccggggaggaggcagccactccagacttttcaagccgcccgcgctacctacctaatctacgctaaaaatcttccattcgggaatccgaaaatgtccgaaatccgacaagtgtctggtcccaaggctttcggataaaaggttgtgcacctgtattaccaaacattgctgcatttatgtcctttggccatctcttgttagttagtgtaatgtttaacctgtcagatgggtatagtcagttttaacagctattatcataaaa
Coding sequences:
- the LOC129694082 gene encoding zinc finger protein 239-like — translated: MEDHMTGHNKEKRCECDVCGKAWQSPCQLETHRRVHTGNNLKVHRRLHTGERPYTCSDCGKGFNRSHDLLRHQCTHIGERLYTCAQCGKRFTHSTNLLRHQRTHTDERPFTCAQCGKGFTRSNNLLEHQQVHTGERSFGCSDCGKSFKSSTYLKVHRRLHTRERPFTCSDCSKGFKSSKDLKVHRRLHTGERPYTCSDCGKSFTRSSDLLVHQRTHTGERPYTCAQCGKGFTHSSHLLRHQRTHTGECPYICAQCGKGFISSTRLLSHQQVHAGDCPDPSLVCGERFAMASQALSHQHVHTSGQPYDCPYCGETFDSSRGLRQHRRAHAGERLLALRQSFQEHTEAAGEPADTHWRETLGVC